The genomic segment GTGGATCATTATAAATATTCTGTCTAACTGTCAACACAGGAAGCATTTCTGATAATTCAACTGTTTCACTCAACACTACAATACCAGCATATTTAGCTATATAAGTACTGGCCTGTGCAATTTCTTGGGCCGGAGTCTCTCCCGAAGCAAAGGTAATTGTTGGGAAAGCAAATGGTCTAAACTTATCATTAATACACTTTCTTCTAATTACAGTCTGGTCAGCTAATACTTGTGATGCATTTCTAGCTCCAGAATCTATAACTAAATTTTCGTAATCTAAGTCTTTAACTTTTTCAGCTAATTCAGCTAGACTATTTAAGTCTTCTCCTTTGACTGCTAATGGACATTCATTTTCTTTAGCTACCTCTGTCATCTCTTCATAATTATCTTCAGTAGCAGCATAGATTAATGGATTACGGTCAGCAACTACTTCTAAAGCATTTTCAACTGCCTCTACATCTTCAGACACCAATATTAAAATTCGGTCAGTATTATCAGCAACAATTTCTACTGCTTCTTTGAAGCTAGCAGCATCATCTGAATCATTAGTAACTGCTACCATATCAACTTCTATTACCTGTCCTACCCGTTCAAAAGTCAACTGATCAATCTGTTCTACTCTTTCTTCTATTGCCTCAGCATCAGCAGCATCACTAACTGAGATTGCAACTCCAGTTTCATTAAAGAAAGTCTTATCATGTCTGAATATCTCTGTTTCTTCCCCTAATGTCCGTTCATAATCCCCCACCCCAATAGTAATATCTGTAATTGGAGGTGCAGCTGCTGCAGCTAAAGCCTCTCGTGCTTCATCTGATACATCAGGACATTCATCTAAAGAAGCCTTATCTTCAGCTAATTGCATAGCAAATGCCATACAGGTTGGATGCCCACAGTCTCCACAGTTTGTCTGAGGTAATTTCTTATAAATTTCTAAACTTGATAATCCCATAATTTCATTTCTCCTTTCGTAGTGGTTTAGATATTTTAATCTTAAATTTATGTCTATTAAAGTTGGACATAAAATTTTATGTCCAACTTTAAATTATTTATAACTAGATTACATTAAAGGATCCATATCTAAAGCAGGATGGCCTTTTTCCTGTAAGTAAGGAAGAATCTCTTCTGCTGCAGTACCTACAGTTTCATCAGCAATTTTATCATAGAAGTCTTCTCCAAGACCTTCTTCTTTAGCCCGTTGCTTGATATCATCTTCAAGCTGTTCTTTGAATTCTTTCGGCATCCAGATAATACGAGCTATACCACCATCGGCTTGAATGAACTTATCACTAGTAACATAAGTTTTACCGATGCCCATAAAGCCCGGTGTCTGATTTCCGCCACCTACTGAACCGGCTAGAGTAGAGAAGGTCATGCCAACAGGAGTCTGACCGCCATGTTCACGGTTAACAATCATAATTCCATTAGCTTCAGGTACCATAGCCATGATGGCCTCAAAGCAACCGCAGGAAGTCATTGGAGATTCCATCATAGAATAAAGATTTACTTCAGTAACATTACCTCCAGACTCTTTCTCTGTTCTCTTATTACAGCCTTCCCACTGTCCTTTCTCTTCATCAATCGTTTCGCCTAATTCAATTGGCTGGTTAGGTCCAGCTGGATCAATCTCATAAGCAGCCTGAGCATCTAACCAACTGATTGCTCCACATAATCCAACCCGGTCAGGAGTTACAACACAGACATGGTCAGGAGCAAAGGACTGACATAATGTACAGTCATAGAAGACATCTACTGATTCATCAGATAATTTCTCCATTCTTTCATCACGCTTATCATAACGTGCCTTTGCTTCTTCTAATTTTTCCTCTACCTTGTCTTGATCAGTAATTAACCTAATCTGTAATCTATCTATAATTGATGGAAATTCAGACTTAAATTTAGCATAGAGAATTTCACCAATTCCCTTAATTGTAAATCCTGCTTCTTTAGCTTCCTTGCTGATTCTAATCCAGTTGATATCACGCTGTCCCATATGCCATAAACCTTCACCATAGTTACAGAAGTGGTGAGTCTGTCTTTCCAATACACCTTCAAAATCCTCTTGCATATCTCGGCCATAGATATCAACCATAATACCTAATGGTAATTGACCGCCCTCTTCAACCTCATCAATATCAGGACCAATAAGTTCTACATTACCATCTTCCACTTCATCTTTATCTCTTTTCTTAACTAGCTCAAAAGCTGTAGTCCTCTGTCCTCCAAACTCAACATACATATCGTCGCTTCTAATCTGCTGTCCTTCAAAAGCAGCACCAACAGTAATTGGAACCGGAATATCAACAATTTCAATATGAATATCTCGCAGTTCAAGTCCTAACTGAACCATTTCGTCATAATCTTCTTCAACTATATACCTGTCCTCTATCTCTTCTACATCATCCTGATTAGTAATAGTCGGCATTCCTAAGTGGCTAGCCGCCATTTGTGCAGCCATTTCGACTTCATCTTGATCACCTAAGGCAATAACAAAACCTCTAATTCTTTCTCTAATATAGTCTAAAACTGCATCATAATCTCCGCGTTCTTCTCCACCAAATGCTAGGGCAGAACGCATAGCAAAGTTAACAGCATGAACTACCTGAGTAAAGTGACCTAAAGGAAGAGTATAGAACTCAACTCCCATCTTAACGCCTTGGTCAACAGCCTGGTCAACAACCTCATCACAGAGGAAAGTCAAAATTCCCATAGACTGTAATTCATTAATCATTTCGGCTAGCTTTTCAGGGTCATCAGCCTTACCCATAATAACTGCTTCTCCAGGAATTGTAAAGTCTACTAAGTCTATTCCATATTCTCTTAAAATTTTATCATTGACAAACCCCATATATATTTCATCTTCATAAGGCTTTTCTTCTTCAACATACTTTAAGGCTTCAATGATTTCAGCAGCTATTGCTGTTGTTTCACCAGCTAACTTAGCATGCTCAAGATCATATTTATGCTGTATATTCTTCTTATATTTATTCAAAACTGATGGCAATTCACCAAGCTTTGTAACCTTATCTCCACCTAAACCTGATATGAAAGGTAATTCATATCCAGTAGTAGGAAAAGCCACTTCAGTATCCGGACCATAGTTTGCAAGTGCTCTTTGTAGTTTGATTTCAGCATAACCAGTAGCAACTATGGCACCTTCGATTGCTGCCTTACATACATTAGTCTTTCCTGCTAATTCACGCATATCTCTATCCTTAGACATCTTAACGCCTCCCTTTAACGTATTTTAGGATATTTGTTTTTTAGAACTACTCAATTAATATCTTTCAGTGGTATACTTATCAGATGCCAATACTTTAGCTTTCATATCCTGAACCCAAGTACGTTCATCAAGTTCTGCTACTAATTCTTCTACAGCAGCTTCAGGATCAGATTCTAAGATAAAGTAACCATCATAGACATCTTTAGCTACCTTAGTAGCTACTTCAGTTACTAACCTACTACCAGTAATCTGAGGTAAAACTCCTACATGAGTAGTAAGCCCTATAGTTACACACCAAGAACCGATAGAGACAGCTTTCTCATGCATAGGCTCTGGCGCACTGGCAACAATTGGATACTCCCCAATATCTACACCTTTATGATTAGCTAAAGCCGTTACAAATTCAATTAATCGAGAATTATCAACACAGGAACCCATATGCCAGATTAATGGTAGTTCCTTGCCTAATTCTTCATTAAGCTTACTAAAGAATCGCTTAAGCCCTTCTCCAGCATACTCTTCTACTGCCTCTGGAAGCATAAAGCCGGCTTTACCTAAAGCATTAGCTACACATCCAGTAGCAACACAGAGTACATCATTTTCAACTAAACCTTTAGCAACTTCAGTATGATTCTTATCATGAGTAACTTTAGTGTTATTACAGCCAGCAAATAAACAAATACCTTTAATATCTCCCTCATCTATTGCATCATTAATAACACTTAATGGGTCGTCTTCATTAACTTGACTTAAGATATTTTCTATCTCTTCAAAGCTGAATCCAGCCATTAATTTACTCTTATAATCTGGAATATTAATTTCCTTTGGACGCTCTTTATAAGCTTCAATTGCTGTTCTAACAATCTCCTCAGCATCCTGGTCAGCTGTAGAATCATTAAATTCAATATGTTTAGCTCCAGAAATCTTAGAAAATGGAATAGTTGTAATTATTTCAGTATGATAACAATTAGCCACTGATTGAATTGAAGGCATAATGCACTGAATATCAACTACCATTGCATCTACAGCCCCAGTCATAATTGCTAATTCCTGAGAAGCAAAATTAGTAGCTAACGGAACACCTTGACGCATTAAAAGTTCATTACCTGTACAGCAGATTCCTGCAACATTGATTCCATTTTCTGCTCCTGCCTCTTTAGCTTCATCTTCTAATTTTTTAGCAGCAGCTACTACTTTTTCACTTAAGACCGGTTCGTGACCATGAACTATCACATTAACTGCATCTTCATCTAACACACCTAAGTTAGCTTCGGATTCAACTACTTCTGGAGTACCAAAGATAATATCTGATAAGTCAGTCCCGATAGTACATCCTGTAAAGTCAGCTAAAGCAGTCTGTAAGTTACCAAAGATTAAATTTAAAGGATCAGAATCGACTCCCATTGCTGTTCTGTGCATTGCCTCATTAATAGCATCGTTAATTCCAGTCGGAATAATATTACATTCATTGAAGATCTGATAACGACTCTCGGGAACCATCGGCTCCAACCAGCTTAATTCCTCACCATGGAAACCAATAAAGTTGCCGATTGCTTCTTCAGCTACTTCTTTAGCTATTTCATTTGTTTCTCTATCCTCAGTTTCTATCTCTAATTTATCGGCCACCTTCATTAATTTTTCTTTATCTTTTACTTCATAAGAATCAACATGTCCTTCAGCAACTTCTCTAAACAATTCTGCTACATGTCGAGCATGACCAGAATGGGAGGATGTTCCACCAACAGTATGTCTGACTAGATTACGAGCTACAATTGTATAATCTCTAGCTCCACAGATCCCTTTCTGATTACCCTTTTCATTATAATTCGGATTCACCCGACAAGGCCCCTGCAAACAGATATTACAACAAACTCCTGTGTCACCGAAACCACATTGTGGTTCCATCTGTTCACGCAGATCCCAAGTTGTTTCCCTTCCTTCTTCTTCAGCCACTTGAAGCATTTCTTGAGCTGCCGGATCGATTGTTTCTTTCTCAAAAACCATATTTCCGCCTCCTTTATTTTGCTTTAATATTTTTCACCTAATAACCTCTTGGGTATGTGAGTATCTTCACAATGATCAAAAAATACAAAGCCCATTTATAATAGGCCAACTTCATGTTATAAACAAATATGTTTTTCTTAATTGATCTATTCTATCTCACCACCTACCTTATCTAGTAAATTATTATATATGTCCTCCATGTCCAAAGCATCATATAATTGACCTACTTCTTGTAAATCCATAAATGAAGCAAGTATTTCTTGATTAAATGGTATATAACCTAAAATATCTTCATCAGAAAAATTATTAGCAATCAACTCTTTTGCTTGATCATCATAAACTTTATTAGCTACAATTTTAACTTTTGGAATTTCTAAATCAACTGCCATCTCTTTAACAATGTTAGCTGTTTCAATACTGGTTTGGCTAGGCTCTATTACAACAATTAAACAGTCTACATCCTGAGCTGTTCCTCGGCTCAGATGTTCAATCCCAGCCCCCATATCCAAAATTACTACCTCATCTTTATCAACCAACAGTGATTCAACTAAAGAACGAAGAAAAGAATTTTCTTTACAGTAACATTCAGAACCACCTTGTTTAGCATCACCCATTCTAACAAACTTAATATTTTTCAAATTATAAGCATAATCATCCAATACATCTTCTACATTGGGATTCAAGTTAACTAACGAGCCTCCATCAGCATTCTTATCCTTGATAACATCTTCTAATTCTACTAATGGTTTGAGATCTACTGCATCCTCCGCTGGAATACCTAAAGTAGTTGCTAGATTAGCATCAGGGTCTGCATCAACAGCAAATACTTGATAATCATCTTTAGCAAATAACTTACTTAAAGCTGCAGCAATAGTTGTCTTTCCTACTCCGCCCTTACCTGAAATTGCTATCTTCATCTAATTCAACACCTTCTATATATGAATATTATTATAACATTAACGTTGCACTATCAATACACTTCTATATTAAATCTGATACTCCTGCATTTTCTTCAAAAAAATCAAGTATAGAGATGGCAAGAATTATAATCAATTCAAACCATTTAACATCATGCCATATTTATATTTCTATATTAAATTTATTATTCCTTCATTTTATTCAGAAAAATTTGGTTAGATAGGAAATACAATTTAAATTAAAAGATTCAACCTCCTTAATTATCTGTACTTTCAACTAAATTCATTGTAGGTACTACTGCATGTCTCTCAGAATATGTAAAGTATCTTCCTCCACCTAAACGAGCAATAGACTTTAATACTGCTCTTTGTTGATTACCAACTGCTCCTATCTTTAAGACATGAATATATATTCCATTTTTAGATAACCGATCAGCAACTCGACTAGGAACTATATTTCCGGTATCTCTACCATCAGTAACCAATAGAATATGATTATTACCATCCAAATTAATCAAATCGACTCCTGCCTGAGATAAAGCTTTTCCAATCGGAGACTTTCCTGCTGGTTTTAAATTATTTATTT from the Acetohalobium arabaticum DSM 5501 genome contains:
- the acsC gene encoding acetyl-CoA decarbonylase/synthase complex subunit gamma, translated to MGLSSLEIYKKLPQTNCGDCGHPTCMAFAMQLAEDKASLDECPDVSDEAREALAAAAAPPITDITIGVGDYERTLGEETEIFRHDKTFFNETGVAISVSDAADAEAIEERVEQIDQLTFERVGQVIEVDMVAVTNDSDDAASFKEAVEIVADNTDRILILVSEDVEAVENALEVVADRNPLIYAATEDNYEEMTEVAKENECPLAVKGEDLNSLAELAEKVKDLDYENLVIDSGARNASQVLADQTVIRRKCINDKFRPFAFPTITFASGETPAQEIAQASTYIAKYAGIVVLSETVELSEMLPVLTVRQNIYNDPRVPVTVEPNQVNEIGEPDEKSPVIITTNFSLTYYSVEGEIPSDAYIIPIDTDGTSLLTAWAADKFGGKKIAEIVNEETDIGDRVDHNKLTISGHVAVISGKLEEESGWDVVVGPREASGLTNFIANRWEDELEA
- the acsB gene encoding acetyl-CoA decarbonylase/synthase complex subunit alpha/beta; this translates as MSKDRDMRELAGKTNVCKAAIEGAIVATGYAEIKLQRALANYGPDTEVAFPTTGYELPFISGLGGDKVTKLGELPSVLNKYKKNIQHKYDLEHAKLAGETTAIAAEIIEALKYVEEEKPYEDEIYMGFVNDKILREYGIDLVDFTIPGEAVIMGKADDPEKLAEMINELQSMGILTFLCDEVVDQAVDQGVKMGVEFYTLPLGHFTQVVHAVNFAMRSALAFGGEERGDYDAVLDYIRERIRGFVIALGDQDEVEMAAQMAASHLGMPTITNQDDVEEIEDRYIVEEDYDEMVQLGLELRDIHIEIVDIPVPITVGAAFEGQQIRSDDMYVEFGGQRTTAFELVKKRDKDEVEDGNVELIGPDIDEVEEGGQLPLGIMVDIYGRDMQEDFEGVLERQTHHFCNYGEGLWHMGQRDINWIRISKEAKEAGFTIKGIGEILYAKFKSEFPSIIDRLQIRLITDQDKVEEKLEEAKARYDKRDERMEKLSDESVDVFYDCTLCQSFAPDHVCVVTPDRVGLCGAISWLDAQAAYEIDPAGPNQPIELGETIDEEKGQWEGCNKRTEKESGGNVTEVNLYSMMESPMTSCGCFEAIMAMVPEANGIMIVNREHGGQTPVGMTFSTLAGSVGGGNQTPGFMGIGKTYVTSDKFIQADGGIARIIWMPKEFKEQLEDDIKQRAKEEGLGEDFYDKIADETVGTAAEEILPYLQEKGHPALDMDPLM
- the cooS gene encoding anaerobic carbon-monoxide dehydrogenase catalytic subunit, yielding MVFEKETIDPAAQEMLQVAEEEGRETTWDLREQMEPQCGFGDTGVCCNICLQGPCRVNPNYNEKGNQKGICGARDYTIVARNLVRHTVGGTSSHSGHARHVAELFREVAEGHVDSYEVKDKEKLMKVADKLEIETEDRETNEIAKEVAEEAIGNFIGFHGEELSWLEPMVPESRYQIFNECNIIPTGINDAINEAMHRTAMGVDSDPLNLIFGNLQTALADFTGCTIGTDLSDIIFGTPEVVESEANLGVLDEDAVNVIVHGHEPVLSEKVVAAAKKLEDEAKEAGAENGINVAGICCTGNELLMRQGVPLATNFASQELAIMTGAVDAMVVDIQCIMPSIQSVANCYHTEIITTIPFSKISGAKHIEFNDSTADQDAEEIVRTAIEAYKERPKEINIPDYKSKLMAGFSFEEIENILSQVNEDDPLSVINDAIDEGDIKGICLFAGCNNTKVTHDKNHTEVAKGLVENDVLCVATGCVANALGKAGFMLPEAVEEYAGEGLKRFFSKLNEELGKELPLIWHMGSCVDNSRLIEFVTALANHKGVDIGEYPIVASAPEPMHEKAVSIGSWCVTIGLTTHVGVLPQITGSRLVTEVATKVAKDVYDGYFILESDPEAAVEELVAELDERTWVQDMKAKVLASDKYTTERY
- a CDS encoding AAA family ATPase, with the translated sequence MKIAISGKGGVGKTTIAAALSKLFAKDDYQVFAVDADPDANLATTLGIPAEDAVDLKPLVELEDVIKDKNADGGSLVNLNPNVEDVLDDYAYNLKNIKFVRMGDAKQGGSECYCKENSFLRSLVESLLVDKDEVVILDMGAGIEHLSRGTAQDVDCLIVVIEPSQTSIETANIVKEMAVDLEIPKVKIVANKVYDDQAKELIANNFSDEDILGYIPFNQEILASFMDLQEVGQLYDALDMEDIYNNLLDKVGGEIE